The genomic interval ctttctttttggAGGATCAGTACTTGATCATCGGTGAATCTTCCTCTCTTAATCTAACAATCCTCATGCACGTAGATCTTATCAACACATCCAAAACGTAAGTGAATAagcttatttattttgtgttatgGGTAAGAGCAACGTGACTTAATTAGGCCTTGCTAGGATATATGAATGCCATTGTACTGATCAGATGGGGAAGAACGATTTTCTTTGTCATGCAACCTAGGATCAACCgcgtcttttcacttctgtttatgtttatatgccaaaatttaaatttaatgaatttttaacaataaatttaaatttgactttgGGGTTCTTACCGtagttatttttcagcatttacttttatatcgctaaagaacgtagatattaaaattttattcataaattatttttatttgtaaatatactattttgtttttcccatCAAAAGGGAAACAATGACCACCTACAAATTGCATCGAGATggaaatatatagtttcacGATGTAAAATAATCTAGTGATGTCTAATCTCCATGACTAATTAGTTCCTGTTCCCCTGAGAAGCATCCTAAAATTTCTCATATTAGCACTAGATGGAAACCCATGCCTACGAATTGAACTGCTCAGCTGCATGCCTGGTTACACAactaatcaaataattaacttcCTGGCTCGATTAATTATCATCACCTTCAACTTGCACACAGGGCCATCCTGGTTGATTTGTTTATTAGGGAAGATCACAATTCACCACATCGTCATGTGCCTTGAGATCGAAGAGCAGAACAAACAAGCAATGCAAGTGCCGGAGCCCAGTCATTATGGTCCATCTAGTCAGCAGAGATGCAAGTTGAGATGGCCTCACAAAACGTTGAGCTCTCACATGAAGTTAATTAACAATGTGAAGAATAAAAATAGCACTACTATATGGCCTCTTGGTCATCAGTTTTATCCTGAGGCAATTTAAGACAAGTTGTCAGCTAGATCTGCAcattatgttcttttttcataTACAGAAACTAATTAGGTTGTTAcaatgagatttgcttcaatccaataaaaagtaccttgaggtaccggtatctcgcggtaccaaattatttctgatcgttgaatCAAATAATGCACATCCTACTcggctagatccaatggtgaaaaacaatttaatacctcgaggtactttttgttgggccggagcaaatctctttatATATGCTTGGATGCAAGCAGGTATGGGGAAGCTTCTTTGGCAACCGAAGATAGATGGAGGTATGGGTGTTTTGATCATGAATATGCATTGCTAGCTAGATGCAAATCTGGAAGTGCTGTTGCATAACAGATAAAAAGCATCCATTTGACAAGTTGAGCTCATGTGTAGCTGTCAGATAGcaatatgcattttttttccatttttcccCTTTACAATGCtaataaaaatgtaaatatgttaATTAGCTAGATCTAGTGATATATTCATGTTACAAATGGATAGGCGTCGCATGTGTGGAGTgaattaaaataagttatctAACCACTTTGGAAGAAAATCATTGGCAGAAATTTCTCCATGTTCTTATACAAAACCCATGATTTTGAAGTAATATGTTCCAGAGCCAGATCAATAACTTGTCATAATTTAAATCTATATGTTTAAGAGCTACAATATCACACGTATAAGACAAAGTATTGAAAAAATTACACATCAATTTATCgccaatttaaattttcaacaagaCAGCAGCTCTATTTAACATTCTGAGTATATAGCTGTCCGATATGTGATGAatttagtattaaatatattgttttatgatATTGTGACTAGCTTagatttgtagttttgttagAGCGGTTGTGGTTTTGTAAAAATTGATCTTTTTTCCTTACAAAGATGTGTTTTGTGCACGTGGATGTGCATGTTTTGTACAGCAAAAGCTAAGCCTTCGCTTAACAGGGCACAAGGCCAAGTGGCCAACGGTGTAAATTGCTCGTTTAATATTTGCCAACTTGACACAACTTGGTAGCTAGTTGTTCTCTTGTTCATGTTAACTCTTACCCAAAAGTTCGGAGCCAGATCATACTTTGGTTGCATTATTTTACACTAGATTATTCCTTGTTCTTATGCACATGCTTTCTAAACTACtcgataacattttttttcctttaagaagtttttatatagaaatccATCGTCCCATTTtattagagtagatttttaattttatagaagttaattttatcatttatactattaaatagctataaaaatcagaaaatcttcttcttttaaaaaagCGTACTCTCTCTGCCTCTGTTTTTCTAATCCAACTGATCTCTCCTTCCCATGAAATGGCGCAACGCACCAATGGTTGCAAGGTCCACTTCTCTGAAAGGTcctgaaatatatttattttctgcaatggcctgaaaaaaattaatagagATCAATAAATCCTGAAACGATCTTTTCGATGAAATCTCCTGATTAATCTATCGTTAGATCATTCATCGATACAGCTTTTGCTTGCCTAATGATACTGGTTAGGGTTTATTTTAACCCGTATTTGACGTCCTTGACGCACTTGTCCCATGTGAGTTGGGCCCAGGTCATCATCATAATCCACCAATAGGTACGCCTTTCTGGTGGGCAAAAGGTTGCACttgcaataaaaataataataatcagaTCATTAGTTTGCACAAATTATTTGTTGCACATTATATGATCtgttactgtttttttttgtgcagcTCCACTTCTATTAATGGGTACTTAATTagtaaagaaaaggaaatggtGTAGTTGGTTCAAAAGTATGTATAGATCATACCGCATCAAACTATCAAGTCCAACACCAGGACCAAGATATATATCAATGAGAAGATGAGATCATACTGCAtcaaattagaaatatatatgttttcttgtaaactattaataatattacTCCAAGCTTAGTTCATTTCATGGtcttagagcatcttcaaaagaatgactaaattttgactctccaaatcaaaatttagtcatttattttagttttggcaacTTGAATTATGAGAGCATCTCAAAAAGACTCTCTATCCCCACTCTCCAAATCCTGGCAAGGAGAGGATAACAAGGGGTCTCACCCACGTAGGATCCACGGATAGCAATTTTGCTAGTTGGGGAATGAATTACCAAATTTGACCattgaaaattcaagtttAGCCATTTAAATGGCATGACAACTCAAATAGTCACTCTCTTGGAGaatattttttgtgcaaaattgttaaatataagTATGACAAGTGAGATGACCATTCTCTCCATTTGCCAGACCCCTTGTATTGTAAACTCCTATAGCTGGTTTGGATTCATTGGGattattatgtattaatcacTTTGAATTGTTAGGGAAATCATAAGATATACCTTCTTCTAACAAACAAACTATCCttatctttttacttctgcttatgcttataagccaaaatttaaattttctaccttaaatttagagttaattttaggattttttattatagtttatttttcagctttggcttttagtctctcaaaacttgtatataaaagttatattcataaattattttttatttgtaaatatgtactTTAATTATCACTCCCCTAAAATTATCTGAAAATGAGGCATATTGGTTTTATGAGAGATTTGTTGTCTGTAGTGTACAAAATAAATGTAAGTGCACGATATTTATTACATTTTTTACGATGTCACGTTCATATCCATGATATAAACTCAACATCACAATAGTCATATATCTGGGTGTTTATATATAGCTATGACAACTTTTAAATGAGACACTATGTTCGCTCTAAAAGCTAGAAGTTACACgttaataaaaaagagtgCTCTTAACCGTTAGATCATAATAGgtctatattataatagtacAAACTGATCGATGTagttatatacaaaatacaattatatctGTAGAAATATGATCTAaaagttgtatatgaaattcaatcctaccctataaatataagctaacagttatatatatacgagATCCTAATATACCTCTACATAgaagtattttttagaaatacaCATTTAGAgttgtatattaaatttaaccCTACCATTAATTATCTAGATTCGCGCAAAGATGTTCATTTTTTGCAGGGGTATAGGAGAAGTTACTAAGCTACAGGTTAAGCTAATAAGTCCTTTGGATTACACAAATTTTACAGGTTTTCACGTGAACCAGTTCATTTCATCCCAATATCCTTCATGCATAAGTGCATAACTGCATAAGGATGCCTGGATCAATTTAAGATTTCTTGTGAAGAAGCAAGAGAAATAACCTACTGGAAACGACAACAAACTTATTGATACTACTGCCGTCAATTTTCACAAACTCTAGACGATCTCCATTGACATCATCATGAAGTAATACCAACAATTAAATATCCCCTACTAGCCATCTCAAtacttgagagagagagagaccacataaattaactttttttctgcTAATACCAATGTGGCCCCCAACCTTAATCAAAAGTTGAACTATGGAAGAGAAGACTTGAGCCACCATTTGCACAGTCTGCAGCTCAAAGGAAGCAATGGAGGAGGTCGATTAGTTCACACCCAACCAAGAGGCCTTAAAATAGTGGCATATAGCTTGAGCCCAATGGTTATATAAAGGTGGCGCAGCTTGTCTAGTCTCCATTGGTGGAAACGAAAGAGACCTgacccctccctctctctcccaatCTCCATAGGTTGGTCTCACACTCTCATCCTCGCATCATTCATCCCAAGAACAACTCAATCTCACTCTCTCACACACGGAGAGAAACGAAATGCAATGTTGTTGTTCATGGCATCTCTGACTGTTGCTGTTCATTCATGTGTTTTGGTTGTGAGCAGGAGTAATTGAGCTGAAAGAATCGATCTTTGGTTTCGAAGGAGAGATTCAAGGGAAGTCAAGGAGAGAGCCAACTAATCCGGGAATGGCGACGCAGTGGTTCTCGAATAtggtaatttttttgtgttggTCATCTCAATGTTGTTCACGAGCTCGTGGATTGGAGCGGTGTGCTgatatcgatcgatccatggcTTTGTTGGTTCTTGGCGACAGGTGATGGATGAGCCGAGCTTCTTCCACCAGTGGCAGTCGGATGGGCTGCTGGAGCAGTACACGGAGCAGCAGATCGCCGTGGCGTTCGGgcaggccgccggcgaggtggacCAGCATcatacggcggcggcggcgatggtgcagcagcagcagcagcagtacgcggcggcggcggacaacCGGCCGCGCAAGGCGGCGAAGGTGAACACGAGCTGGGACTCCTGCATCACGGAGCAGGGCTCGCCCGCCgactcctcctcgccgaccatCCTCTCCTTCGGCGgccacgccgacgccgccgcggcggtgtTCGCCAGAGCGCAGGCACAGAGCGGCCCGTACTACGGCGGCGCCTCCGCGGCCGTGAAGCCCAAGCAGGAGGTGGACGCGCCCTTCTCCCAGGCGCGCCCCGTCAAGCGGAGCTTCGACGccatggtcgccgccgccgacgtcgccaaGGCCCCCgcggcctcctcccggccggccTCGCAGAACCAAGAACACATCCTGGCCGAGCGGAAGCGCCGCGAGAAGCTCAGCCAGCGCTTCATCGCCCTCTCCAAGATCGTCCCTGGCCTCAAGAAGGTACACACAAACCTTCACCTCCACATCCATGGCGTCACGGCCCAACCAGCCACCAGCCAGCTCCGATGATTGACGAACTGATTGTGATTTGTGCAGATGGACAAGGCGTCGGTGCTCGGCGACGCGATCAAGTACGTGAAGCAGCTGCAGGATCAGGTGAAGGGGCTGGAGGAtgaggcgcggcggcggccggtcgaggcggcggtgctggTCAAGAAGTCCCAGCTGTctgccgacgacgacgacggctcgTCCTGCGACGAGaacttcgacggcggcgaggccgggcTGCCGGAGATCGAGGCCCGGGTGTCGGACCGCACCGTGCTGGTCAAGATCCACTGCGAGAACCGCAAGGGCGCTCTCATCACCGCCCTCTCCGAGGTCGAGAGCATCGGCCTCACCATCATGAACACCAATGTGCTCCCcttcaccacctcctccctcgACATCACCATCATGGCCACCGTAAGCTCCCAAATTCTCTACCATACCATGTTTCTTGGATACAAATTAACCATCTTTTATGTCATATTAATGCTTTTGATGATGTTCTTGCAGGCTGGCGAGAACTTCTCATTATCTGTCAAAGATATTGTGAAGAAGCTAAATCAAGCGTTCAAGTTATCCCTTTGAAAGACTTGCTCCCGATCAAGTCTAATTTAGAACTTTTTTGTTCAACTTTCCTACTACCTTTTTATCATTAGCCTTGAGAAATTGAGGCTGATGGTTCTAATTAGGTCCTTAAATCCCTACTGCTGCTTCTGAAGAGAGTTTGCTTGCAAATCCACCACAGAGCCCCTCAAGGATTAGCCATTAACCACCTATTTTTGCTCCAAGGGTGCAGAATTACAgattatctaaatatttacCTACAACTCTTCTATTTTCTCTCCTATCACTTTTTTGCATGGATTGAGCTAGTCACTCCATGTTCCTGGGAGAGGGTAGAATGTAAAAAGAAGCTGTCTTTTTCTAGGGCTTGTTATCAAGGGgagtttgactttttcaaaaaaaaacttattttcattTCTCCCCTTTTGCAATGTTGCCCTTTAATTTCACCCCCGTTTTTCTTTGAGAGGATTGGGTTTTTTCAAACCCAAATACCTACCTTTGCCAGCATCTCATATCCTATCACACTGTTCCCAAACCCAAAAGGCTTCAATTGTGGAGAAAATGGTGCCTTCCTTTTTTCAGCTCTGAGGTGGACTTTTGCAAGGCTTGATTCATTAGTACTGTAGTAGGGTGTGTAtctctgttctttttttaggGTTATGCAAGCTGGCCCCAGCTTGGTGCACCCTTTGCTTGTAGTCTCCTTTGTGGGTTTTGTTGTAACAGGATGAAGATGCAGTTGTTCTCTCTTGTTTAcacaagtataaaaataaataaatgtgcTTGTTGTTAACTTTGTGTTCTTGCTATACGGTTGTGTGCGTCTCTTTCAGCTAACTCAAGATAaggtttttatatttgtactgaAAATATGTTCACGAAAAGAAACCAGAAGACGGATATGTAACCCATTTTCATTATATAATGTTTGTACGGAAACAATTTATGGTGAACTAgaatcacaaaaaaatcatctatatGAAGATAAAGAAACCATAAATATCTAGATACCCTAACAATAAtatacaataatatataatttatgtcTTGTCTGCCCACGAAATTGATAAGATTACAAAGGGGGTGTTTCTATATTCACTCCTGATGCCTTGGTTAGTTTGGAAGAATTTTAATCCGTAAGAATAAAGAATGCATGCACACGttaatttataggaattttttccaaaagtttGAGTGAATGGaattttttctagtttttctcTCTGGAACTTGTAGGAAAGGTTTTCTTTAGTTTTTCTATATCTCATTCCTACaaaccaaataattttataagaattcaatcatttgtttttccttcaaaacgaATAGGCCCTTGTATTGTTATTATTCTAGTTTATCTCCTCCcacctatattttttataacacaGTACAACGCAGAAACTCACAACACATGCACACTCTTTCCTAAGAACGCACACACGCAAACCCTACCCCTATGAGCACCTCCGTAGCCTAGTCGACACATCTTGGAGAGAATGACGAAATCACCACATGCGCCACACGGTCGACGGATACGTCACCTAACACTCAAGTGTTACTAAGGTCTTTGTAACCAATAGGCTACAGGCCGTTTCGCTCTTCCTACCTATAATTGATCTTCCTATTCTCCTCAACTATTTTGTTGGGAACATACAAATTCAATCTTCAGCATGACAATATATGATGCCTTTCCCATGCGTACTCCTTCACAATTCCCAGTTAGCTGGGAAGGATACTACtatacaatattttcattattgCTGTGTCACAGCACAGCTAAGTGGCTTGACAACTAAGGAGGTCTCTCTCCTCATCTGGTCATTAGTCAACTAATGCCTACCTTGCTCTGGTGGTAACAAAGACTTCGATTTGTTAACCAAAGCATCTAATCTCCTGTATTTGTTTAAGGCTCCCCACACCACTGATGGAGGCAAGTGGGGGCTCTGGCTCTGCAGAGAAATTTTGTctggtatgatttttttttcatatgcattATTGGGGTGGCAAGATCCAATTCTTTTTTAGGACAATGGCCAAGGAAAAGATCCGACTGAAAGCTTGCCCAGTGATTTGTTGCATTTGATTATGGCAACAGTCGCTCTCAGACCCCATCACAGACAGTGATGTTTGTCCCCAAGAAATTAGCTGCTCAACGAATGCCAAGCCCCAATTATATGGCCGGTTAGCAACATAAATTTCCCTGCTGACAAGCATAGTGTCATGGTAGCACAAGAGAttgcgaaaaaaaaatcatcggtTTCCTTCTGTAAATTCATATGCAATAATGGAAGAAAATTATAAAGGACCTCTCTCATTCTCACGTTTTGAAAGACTTCACTTATCTGCAACCACATGTTCTTACGAATCTTATAGCTGAGGCCAgccaaagaaaagaagagataaGAGGAAATTTTGGGTACTTGAGCTATATATAGAAGATGGGTGCTGGACATGTGGCAATCGAAAAGCGGAGTTTTTCAGAATTATCGAGGACGAAGGTTTTACATAATTTTCTTCGTGCAATaacctttaaaaaaatcttgtcAGTTAATCGATTGTATGTCATCCTCGTGGAAACCCTGCGAGAAAAGACAATTAGAAcgcccaaaagaaaaaactcccaagaagaaaagaaacggCAAAAAGTGCGTTTCATAATTCATATTGGTGGTAATTGTGGTTACAGGAATTACTAGCTACCAGCCGATTGCTGATCGCTGAAGAATCATAGAGGGGTAGGCACTCAAAACTGCTGACAGTTTTTCTCCTCTCCTGTCAACAACACCGTGGTGCTCCCTGCAGAACAGGTTGGAGGGAGAAGAAAATGGCAGCGCTCCCAATCACGCGCGCCATCAGTTGGGCCCTTGCACAGTTGCAGTTGCACCACCGTCTGTCCATCTGGCCATCGGGATCGCCGGCTTCACGTGGGCCCATCCCCTGCGTCCCCTGTCGGAGTCGGAGACACACGAGGGCGGGCTCAGCGAGTCCAGCGATGGCCGATGGGCTTCCTGGTGCGCAACGCCCACGACGTGGACTTTGTGCCGGGCCTCGCGGCCTACGTCCTCTCTagactactccctctgtctaaaaaaaatcaattcttcggtttccgtgtttaacgtttgatcattcgtcttatttaaaaatttttcaaaaaattagtcacacataaagtattattcataatttatcatctaataaaagcaaaaatatcaatcgcaaaaaaagtttaaataaaacaaatagtcaaaaattataggtaaaaagtgaaaaattggtttattttgggacggagggagtacacgTATGAGAAAAGTCCACTGTATGTCCCTCAATCAGTGCAAACTAATTCACTCGGTGCCATTGAAAGCGTTTTCGGCTGATGTGGTGTTTACGTGGATTATTTGAATGGGTCTTGTCTCATATATGTTAACTAGATGGATATCTCGGGTTGCTGCGGGAGAACTGTGCGATAACAGAGTAAAtgtgaatttaaaaaaaatattcttacctactatacatttttttcatgtgtttatatatttttgtgtctttatcaattatccataGTTTATAAATGGTTTGGTTGTATAGGGAGAAGAGATGCAATCTACactcttgatgaatcatccaaaagctaaaaacaattgaggtgatgtgaagagatgcaatttacactCATAATGATcatcctaaggctaaaaacaattgagatgaTATGGCTTGATTTACACTCTTAATGTATTAttctaaggctaaaaacaattaaggtaATGTGACATTATGAGAGAATAGAGAATGATATTAACTTTATACAAAGTAGGGATATGTTGCTTATGTAACActaaaggaaaaatataaataaaaaaataaaatgcaaatATACACGAGCCAGTCACGGTAAAATAAGAAAACTATGGGACCTGCATCTCCATGTTAGTGTGTTCCACCCCACCCCCCACACCTCTTTGTTCTCTACTTTTCATTtccccttctccctctccctccccaaCCCCCACCACCGAGAAAAAAACAACGACTAGCGACCTCAGCATGTGCCATCCATGTGGTGGTACCATGGTTTCACTTATTGCAGTAATCGCCCAAGCTGCCAGAGCACGATAACGATATGTTACGGTTTTGTTTAGCAAATACCGCGATAAtcaaaaacttgaaaaaaaaaggctgaaTATCGAAATAATCACAACATACCGCGTGATAATCATGACATCTCACGTGATTAACACAGTTTGATCACCTAAACTGCAACGATTTTTCctcaaaaaacaaatttaaattcgtgCGGTTTCTCCACAATTATTGTCAATAGTCGTTTCTCTGCCCCCGCACGGTTTCAAAGGGGAAAACGATAAGTGAAACCCTAGGTGGGTGGCACCTCTGCCTCAATGGTACGGTGGTAGTAGCTCAATCTCATTGACGACATCGGCCAATGTTTATGATGTCACATACTCCCTGGGGGAGGAAGTAGAGATTGGCAAATCAAAACATGTCGCTGCCGCAGCTTGTTGCCCCTCTTATCCCCCACCATCTGCACCCATACCAGTATTCAAGCTCATCGCCCTCTACTGTCAGCACGAGAGGCATCATTGTTCAAAGAGTAGGAGGCGTTGTGTTGAGCAGGAGATGGAAGAGAGGGCATGCTGGGTGGCAAAGATGGAGTAGGGTGTGGTGCCCCCTGGCCATTATCATTGCCGTATGCTAGTAGGGGAGGACGTCATCTCAACGATGGTGTCAACATCCACGTGGCTTGTTTTAATAACGCATGGGTCCGGCTAGGATATTATTAGTATACATCATTGTTTTATATGGGTCctgcattttgttttttccttatttgtttttagtttttactcAATTAACGATATGTGCCATGTTAATGCATGTGAGATAAATACCAAGTCAACTAATGCATGTGACAATAGCTGAAAGCATTTTCAATATTGTTGAGGGACTTAGTTTGCACTAATATATCTAATATAGTTTGTACCCATTAACTATAGAGCTCAATATGTAAACATGTCAGAGCAGGTGCAATAGCAAATTATAAGccaattataaacatattttaaaaagataagagataagagagaagagcaacGAGCTACGGATTTGTCTGTAGCACGAACTCCAAGacacatgtgtgtatgacatataggaccagatattaattgtgtagtatatgtttatagttaactattgtatgaattgactattaagttggctatagacGATTTGGAGCCAGCAACTGGTTGTactgttgaacttgctctgaGTCATCATCAACtagtaactattatatttaagGCTCATACAAACATGCTACatcatctataaattattagattataaataTCGCTATGCAAGTATGTCAAATCATCATTCTTTATATCATTTTCACAATACTTTAATCTATATTCATCTATcatttcaatatatttaacatacattcatcaataaaattccatatcatatatattcatccatcATTTAATACATGTAACGTACGTTCAACTATATATCCCGCAGCAAAGCGTGGGTTGTCATCTTGCCATAGAATATGGGGGACGTTTGCTACCCTACCCTGCTCTGCCGTTCACAAGAGTGTGCGTGTGAACGAAACATGAGGGACATGAAGAGGACTTTTTCCTTCACATATTAGGCGTAAGTGGGCTTTTAATCTCGGCCCTCCACACCGTCTCAAGATGGGCCAAGTACACTTCACGAGCCCACCTCAAAGCCCCAAAACAAACGAGGCCCGCGTTGCCCGGCGTCCGCCCGCGGCGCTCTTCTCCCGCTCTCGCGTTTCAATTTTCAAAAACCGAAAATAATCGGCACGGCCGCCGACGGTGCaggacgaaaaaaaaaaaaaaagagacagtGGGCGCAACCACCCGTTGGAATCCAACCCACAGAGCCGTGGGACCCGCGAGCCCCGTGGCCCCCACCTGCAAGCGAGACGTCCGCGTCGCCGAGGCGTTGGTCGCACCTACAATGAGGTGGCCAGGCCTCCTACTGCGACGCAAAATGGCGCATCCCTTCGCCTGCACTCCTCCTCCGAGGTCCAGGCTGTCCCAGGCCTATAAAACGAGCGGAGTGGGGGGAGCGGAAACCCTAAGCCGAGACCACGCAGAGAAGGGCGTCTTCGTACTCGCCTCTCTCCGCGCCTCCGAGCTTTTCGATTTCCCTTCTCTCCGCCGTCGTAGCAGCCGCACCACCGATCCGCCGCCATGAGGGAGTGCATCTCGATCCACATCGGCCAGGCCGGTATCCAGGTCGGAAACGCGTGCTGGGAGCTCTACTGCCTCGAGCATGGCATCCAGGTACGGATCCCCCTCcgttccccccccccccaccccgcACTTTGTTTTCCTTGTTCTTGGCTAGAATGTTAGATCTCGGGTGGATCTGGGTGGGTGTGCGGTTGTTGGGTATTTATGTTTGGTCTGTTAGTGGATCTGGCTGCCTGAGAAGATTTGCCAGTCTGGACCTGCGTTTGCTCTGTTGTAGGTAGTGGATCTGATGAAATGTTCAGTCTCTGCGTTTACTGCGTTGGTAGATCTGGTTCTATGATGGTTGTATGATGCGTGGAGTCGGTAGATGCAGGCGATTAAAGGCAGTTGTTGAATTTTGCTGAAATTGTCGTTCCATTCACTGGATCTAACAGCGGATGATGTTTAATGTTGAAACCATGGTTATTTATGTCATGATGATGTGGTTTTGTGGTAGATCCGTGCAATGTATGTTCCATAAATCTCTGGTTTAACATGGAAATTGCATGATTCTAGACGCATAGGATGATACCGGCTGATAGTCCCTGTAGTTGATAGATCACTATGTTTTACAGCTACATCATatgcatattttaattatcGATGTATTTGGATCTGGTCAATATCACTGCTATACATCGCTTGTCGTAGACATGGTTATGTTCGCACTCACGTTACCGATCTAGTACAAATAAGATGTCATTGTATTTTGTAACAATGACCCGTCAGTTCCAGATCTACATTTTCCTG from Oryza brachyantha chromosome 3, ObraRS2, whole genome shotgun sequence carries:
- the LOC102723036 gene encoding transcription factor bHLH18-like: MATQWFSNMVMDEPSFFHQWQSDGLLEQYTEQQIAVAFGQAAGEVDQHHTAAAAMVQQQQQQYAAAADNRPRKAAKVNTSWDSCITEQGSPADSSSPTILSFGGHADAAAAVFARAQAQSGPYYGGASAAVKPKQEVDAPFSQARPVKRSFDAMVAAADVAKAPAASSRPASQNQEHILAERKRREKLSQRFIALSKIVPGLKKMDKASVLGDAIKYVKQLQDQVKGLEDEARRRPVEAAVLVKKSQLSADDDDGSSCDENFDGGEAGLPEIEARVSDRTVLVKIHCENRKGALITALSEVESIGLTIMNTNVLPFTTSSLDITIMATAGENFSLSVKDIVKKLNQAFKLSL